A region from the Buteo buteo chromosome 19, bButBut1.hap1.1, whole genome shotgun sequence genome encodes:
- the RERGL gene encoding ras-related and estrogen-regulated growth inhibitor-like protein: MAEVKLAVLGGSGAGKSALAVRFLTRRFIGEYASNAECIYTKHLCLDGRQIHLEIYDPCSQPQRGKLSLTDELHWADGFIIVYDISDRASFAFAKALLYRIRESHIGPCKKMVESSVFLVGNKQDLCHMREVGWDEGQKLAIDNKCQFYELSAAEHYQEVVAMFMKVLRNITSNFKAKEKRRPSGSKSMAKLINNVFGKRRKSV, from the exons ATGGCCGAGGTGAAGCTGGCCGTGCTGGGCGGTAGCGGAGCCGGCAAGTCGG cgctggcggtgcGGTTCCTGACCAGGCGGTTCATCGGAGAGTACGCGTCCAACGCCG AATGCATCTACACTAAACACTTATGCCTGGATGGGAGGCAGATACACTTGGAAATTTATGACCCTTGTTCACAG CCACAGCGGGGGAAGCTCTCCCTCACAGATGAGCTCCACTGGGCTGATGGATTTATCATTGTTTACGACATCAGTGACAGAGCATCATTTGCATTTGCTAAAGCATTGCTGTACAGGATCCGAGAGTCTCACATAGGACCTTGTAAAAA aatggTCGAGTCGTCAGTATTTTTGGTTGGTAATAAACAGGATTTATGCCACATGAGGGAAGTTGGCTGGGATGAAGGACAGAAGCTGGCAATAGATAACAAGTGCCAATTCTATGAACTGTCTGCAGCAGAACATTATCAGGAAGTTGTGGCGATGTTCATGAAAGTCCTGAGGAATATCACCTCAAATTTCAAAGCGAAGGAAAAGAGACGACCAAGTGGATCAAAGTCAATGGCCAAGTTAATCAACAATGTGtttggaaagagaaggaaatctgTGTAA